The Luteolibacter rhizosphaerae genome window below encodes:
- a CDS encoding glycoside hydrolase family 35 protein, giving the protein MFFGAIAPVEAGSFEVGQKQFLLDGKPFQIRSGEIHYSRVPAAEWRNRIRMAKAMGLNTICTYVFWNYHEAKPGEFHFSGEKDVAQFIRICGEEGMKAIVRPGPYVCAEWDLGGIPAWILAEKGVKLRSTDARYLAPAKEWLKRMAVMIEPLSISKGGPVIMVQLENEYANFAADQAYLQELQSALRGGGYSGMLFTCDMAMSEALEKGGMQGMVKAVNFGRDAGDAFRQLEKVAPDQPLFTAEFWVGWFDQWQRPHHRVNLQEKSEALAWMMERKASFNLYMFHGGTTRGMWTGANLEGSRYRPTTCGYDYDAPLDESGRPTEKYHAFRQIIAKHLKDETLPEVPASVPAGGIGAIEFKQRGDLFAALAPEAAESPLPSMEDAGLANGFILYRAAMSGPFETSLDLSLVKDRVSVLMDGSLLGTGGRSAEGQPIAIKAGEGAHRIDFLVENMGRANFGVMDGERKGLESLPEIAGAKPDYLGHRVIPADRPPEVDYRVIAESEAAPSGISLLKGGFRCDTPVDTWLDMRGFGRGVVWLNGRNLGRYWSAGPSNTIFVPAAWLSKDGENEVVLLELELPSPQLRIPTVGHQIWAGRADRPKPKRR; this is encoded by the coding sequence ATGTTTTTTGGAGCGATCGCTCCGGTTGAGGCCGGGTCCTTCGAGGTGGGGCAGAAGCAGTTTCTTCTCGATGGCAAGCCCTTCCAGATCCGCTCGGGTGAGATCCACTACAGCCGGGTGCCGGCAGCAGAGTGGCGGAACCGGATCCGGATGGCGAAGGCCATGGGCCTGAACACGATCTGCACCTATGTGTTCTGGAACTACCACGAGGCGAAACCCGGCGAGTTCCATTTCAGTGGCGAGAAGGATGTGGCGCAGTTCATCCGGATCTGCGGCGAGGAGGGCATGAAGGCCATTGTTAGGCCCGGCCCCTATGTCTGTGCCGAATGGGATCTCGGTGGCATCCCCGCGTGGATCCTTGCCGAGAAGGGAGTGAAGCTTCGCAGCACCGACGCCAGGTACCTCGCGCCGGCCAAGGAGTGGCTCAAGCGCATGGCGGTGATGATCGAGCCTCTTTCGATCTCAAAGGGAGGGCCGGTGATCATGGTCCAACTGGAGAACGAGTACGCGAACTTCGCCGCGGACCAGGCTTATCTCCAGGAGCTTCAATCGGCCCTCAGGGGCGGTGGATATAGCGGGATGCTCTTCACCTGCGACATGGCAATGTCGGAGGCTTTGGAGAAGGGCGGGATGCAGGGAATGGTGAAGGCGGTGAACTTCGGGCGGGATGCCGGCGATGCCTTCCGCCAGTTGGAGAAGGTAGCCCCGGACCAACCTCTCTTCACCGCGGAGTTCTGGGTCGGTTGGTTCGACCAATGGCAGCGTCCTCACCATCGGGTAAACCTCCAGGAAAAGTCCGAGGCTTTGGCCTGGATGATGGAGAGAAAGGCTTCGTTCAACCTCTATATGTTCCATGGCGGCACCACCCGGGGAATGTGGACCGGTGCCAATTTGGAAGGGAGCCGCTATCGGCCCACCACCTGTGGGTACGACTACGATGCACCTCTGGACGAATCAGGCCGTCCCACCGAGAAGTACCATGCTTTCCGCCAGATCATTGCAAAGCATCTGAAGGACGAAACCTTGCCCGAGGTCCCTGCTTCCGTGCCTGCCGGTGGGATCGGTGCCATCGAGTTCAAGCAGCGCGGGGATCTCTTCGCGGCCCTTGCTCCCGAAGCCGCGGAATCACCCTTGCCATCCATGGAGGATGCGGGTCTGGCCAACGGATTCATCCTCTATCGTGCCGCGATGTCCGGACCCTTCGAGACGAGCTTGGATCTTTCGCTCGTCAAGGACCGGGTGTCGGTCCTGATGGATGGATCGCTTTTGGGCACGGGTGGTCGGTCGGCCGAGGGCCAGCCGATCGCGATCAAGGCGGGCGAGGGTGCCCATCGGATCGATTTCCTGGTGGAGAACATGGGCAGGGCGAACTTCGGCGTCATGGATGGCGAGCGGAAGGGGCTGGAAAGCCTGCCTGAGATCGCGGGTGCCAAGCCGGACTATCTGGGGCACCGCGTGATTCCCGCAGACCGCCCTCCCGAGGTGGACTACCGGGTGATTGCAGAGAGCGAGGCCGCCCCCTCCGGCATTTCTCTGCTGAAGGGAGGCTTCCGCTGTGACACGCCGGTCGATACCTGGCTCGATATGCGGGGCTTCGGGCGTGGCGTGGTGTGGCTGAACGGCAGGAACCTGGGCCGCTACTGGAGCGCCGGTCCCAGCAACACGATCTTCGTGCCGGCGGCATGGCTTTCAAAGGACGGCGAGAACGAGGTGGTTCTCCTCGAATTGGAGCTTCCCTCCCCGCAACTCCGGATCCCGACGGTCGGCCACCAGATCTGGGCAGGCCGTGCCGACAGACCAAAGCCAAAGCGACGCTAA
- a CDS encoding RCC1 domain-containing protein — protein MTSSLLGFNLAAIGLVASFTIASASAAEQKVISGGIYHSVMLKEDGTVWAWGNNSAGQLGNNSTTHSSAPVQVSTSSGPLTGILKIDAGGNHCLALKDDGTLWAWGAGYYGQLGVGSNTNSSLAVQVKDAAGSSYLTGVVDIDAATEFSTALLGSGVMYAWGRNNTYQLGDGTATDSNLPKLVSLGQSAVGISAGGSHTFAILSDGSVKAWGSGGVGELGLGVIGHKSTPTTVPGLTGVAQISSGVHHTLARMTDGTVKAWGWHALGNGTYGSSSSPVNVSNLTGVTEISAGYFTSMAIRGSDKSAWAWGSNNDGRLGIGSLDSPDIPQKLTAISNVEGLSAPLGAFSLVVTEDGTVWAAGVNDFGQLGDGVPQDRKVPEQVPALGPVRAISSRYEHVLALRQDGGVWAWGANGGKLGDGNMGASSFPVPVSNLTDAVEVSAGDFFSLARRSNGSVAAWGEGWEGMLGSGNDNGSAVPVAVSGINNAIKVSAGSVHSLALLADGSVKSWGYGYDGQLGNGAAVSSNTPVNVSTLTSGVSDVSAGDYFGLALKSGEVWAWGGNYAGEVGDGTTTTRLSPVKVTGLSNVTAISAGVSYALAVNNGEVRAWGINSYGNLGNGTVSSSSTPVRAGTLTDVVAVKAGYSHSMALKSDGTVWAWGYNGAGQIGNDGVTNQLTPVQVTRLDGAKAITNGSGTSFALKEDGRISAWGRNPFGALADNVAPIPGLPIVVPGVNRKHASPVLTMSPADATVVPMGSDVIISGSYALGDAAMDSSFFYSRGIEMNVDAMAPFAWSFRPDSYGDIEINQIGLDFNSATSVPKSIRLRVPYDHDSDGMPDWWEVEHFGTISATPSGDADGDGLSNEDEFDLGTSPMDSDTDGDGIPDASDTNPLEPETIPLPSATGQIFVWAPLEK, from the coding sequence ATGACTTCCTCATTGTTGGGCTTCAATCTAGCGGCGATTGGTCTCGTCGCGTCTTTCACCATTGCCTCCGCATCAGCGGCGGAGCAGAAGGTCATCTCCGGCGGCATCTACCACAGCGTGATGCTGAAAGAAGACGGCACCGTCTGGGCATGGGGTAACAATTCCGCCGGGCAATTGGGCAATAACAGCACCACCCATAGCAGCGCTCCGGTCCAAGTCTCGACGTCGAGCGGCCCTCTAACCGGAATCTTGAAGATTGACGCTGGCGGCAACCATTGCCTTGCCTTGAAGGATGATGGCACCCTCTGGGCTTGGGGAGCAGGCTACTACGGGCAGCTAGGGGTGGGCAGCAATACCAACAGCTCCTTGGCCGTACAGGTTAAGGACGCGGCTGGATCCTCCTATTTGACAGGGGTTGTTGATATTGATGCGGCAACGGAATTTTCGACAGCGCTGCTAGGCAGTGGGGTCATGTATGCCTGGGGTCGCAACAACACCTACCAACTGGGTGATGGCACTGCGACGGATTCGAATCTTCCTAAACTCGTTTCTCTCGGACAGAGCGCTGTGGGTATTTCCGCGGGAGGTTCCCACACTTTCGCGATACTTTCAGACGGGTCGGTGAAAGCCTGGGGCTCCGGGGGGGTCGGAGAGCTAGGACTTGGGGTGATTGGTCATAAATCTACCCCTACTACGGTCCCGGGGCTAACAGGCGTTGCCCAAATCTCATCCGGTGTTCATCACACCTTGGCGCGGATGACCGACGGCACGGTGAAAGCGTGGGGCTGGCATGCCTTGGGTAATGGTACCTACGGAAGCAGCTCCAGCCCGGTAAACGTGTCAAATCTTACCGGAGTGACTGAGATCAGTGCCGGGTATTTCACTTCCATGGCGATTCGTGGTTCCGACAAGTCTGCTTGGGCGTGGGGAAGTAACAACGACGGACGGCTCGGAATTGGTTCCTTGGACAGCCCCGACATTCCCCAGAAGCTCACGGCGATATCGAATGTGGAGGGTCTCTCGGCTCCCCTCGGTGCATTCTCTCTCGTCGTAACTGAAGACGGGACCGTTTGGGCTGCAGGCGTCAACGATTTCGGTCAGCTTGGTGACGGGGTGCCCCAAGACCGGAAGGTGCCGGAGCAAGTTCCGGCGCTCGGTCCTGTGCGTGCCATTTCCTCGCGATATGAGCATGTCCTCGCATTGCGGCAGGACGGCGGAGTCTGGGCATGGGGAGCCAATGGAGGAAAGCTCGGGGATGGTAATATGGGAGCCAGTTCTTTCCCGGTGCCCGTTTCCAATCTCACGGATGCGGTGGAAGTCAGCGCGGGAGACTTCTTCTCGCTCGCGCGGCGGTCTAACGGAAGCGTGGCTGCTTGGGGCGAGGGCTGGGAGGGAATGCTTGGAAGCGGTAACGATAACGGTTCGGCAGTCCCCGTCGCAGTCAGCGGGATCAACAACGCCATCAAGGTGAGCGCCGGAAGTGTCCACAGTCTCGCCCTCCTTGCCGATGGATCCGTGAAAAGCTGGGGCTATGGATACGACGGACAGCTCGGCAATGGGGCTGCGGTATCCTCCAATACCCCGGTAAATGTCTCAACTCTCACCTCGGGGGTGAGTGATGTCAGCGCTGGCGACTATTTCGGCCTCGCACTGAAGAGTGGCGAAGTTTGGGCTTGGGGAGGAAACTACGCCGGAGAGGTGGGGGATGGCACCACGACCACCCGCCTCTCACCTGTGAAAGTCACCGGTCTGAGCAATGTCACCGCCATCAGTGCGGGTGTCTCATATGCCTTGGCGGTGAATAACGGAGAGGTCCGGGCATGGGGAATCAACTCTTACGGTAATCTAGGAAATGGAACCGTGAGCAGCAGCAGCACTCCGGTGCGCGCAGGGACTCTGACAGATGTTGTGGCGGTAAAGGCCGGGTATTCTCACTCCATGGCATTGAAGAGCGATGGAACGGTGTGGGCATGGGGCTACAATGGCGCGGGTCAGATAGGAAACGACGGCGTTACCAATCAGCTCACTCCGGTGCAAGTCACCCGGCTTGATGGTGCGAAAGCGATCACCAACGGCAGCGGCACGAGCTTCGCGCTAAAGGAAGATGGCCGGATCTCCGCATGGGGGCGGAACCCCTTCGGTGCATTGGCCGATAACGTCGCTCCAATCCCGGGCCTGCCGATTGTCGTGCCCGGTGTGAACCGGAAGCATGCCTCTCCCGTCCTCACCATGTCCCCGGCGGATGCCACGGTGGTCCCCATGGGCAGCGATGTGATCATCTCCGGATCCTATGCCCTCGGTGATGCTGCGATGGATTCCTCTTTCTTCTACTCCAGAGGCATCGAGATGAATGTGGATGCGATGGCGCCCTTTGCGTGGAGCTTCAGGCCGGACAGCTACGGGGACATCGAGATCAACCAGATCGGCTTGGACTTCAATAGCGCCACTTCCGTTCCGAAATCGATCCGACTGCGTGTGCCATACGATCACGACAGCGATGGAATGCCGGACTGGTGGGAGGTGGAACACTTCGGAACAATCTCTGCGACTCCGAGCGGAGATGCGGATGGCGATGGCCTGAGCAACGAAGACGAGTTCGATCTGGGGACGAGTCCGATGGATTCGGATACCGACGGCGATGGTATACCCGACGCCTCCGATACCAATCCCCTTGAGCCGGAGACCATTCCGCTGCCCTCGGCCACGGGGCAGATCTTCGTGTGGGCTCCTCTGGAGAAGTGA
- a CDS encoding thrombospondin type 3 repeat-containing protein — protein sequence MANAARTVAISCVVVLGAITAQPVSAAGEIEDSDADSLPDDWERQHFGNLRDQSHSDDPDGDGVSNLAEMQVGTNPNDPADH from the coding sequence GTGGCCAATGCTGCTCGAACCGTTGCAATCTCATGCGTGGTAGTGCTCGGGGCAATCACCGCCCAGCCGGTATCGGCGGCCGGGGAGATCGAAGATTCCGATGCTGACAGTCTTCCCGATGATTGGGAGAGGCAGCATTTCGGCAATCTCCGCGACCAATCTCATTCGGATGATCCTGATGGTGATGGGGTTAGCAACCTTGCTGAAATGCAGGTAGGAACCAATCCAAACGATCCCGCGGATCACTAA
- a CDS encoding cupin domain-containing protein → MNLVELASRIRSARMSKGYTLDRVAEISGLGKGLLSKVENFRVTPSLPTLAKVCEALGMSMSELFEGLDDKPKLSIVRSGERKEIERDRDQSDIRYHALAHGRPDRNMDPFVLDVPAGGGRREAMPHEGEEFLIVLKGGVSFEYNGESHVLKEGDAAYFDAEVDHRVFNPGSKDAKILCVFLGRPM, encoded by the coding sequence ATGAACCTTGTTGAATTGGCTTCCCGGATCAGATCCGCCCGGATGTCGAAGGGCTACACTCTCGATCGCGTCGCGGAGATCTCGGGGCTTGGCAAGGGCCTTCTCTCGAAGGTTGAGAACTTCCGGGTAACTCCTTCCTTACCCACTCTCGCGAAGGTGTGCGAGGCCCTCGGCATGAGCATGTCCGAGCTCTTCGAAGGGCTCGATGACAAGCCGAAGCTGAGCATCGTGCGCTCCGGGGAGCGGAAGGAGATCGAGCGCGACCGGGATCAGTCGGACATCCGCTATCACGCGCTTGCCCATGGCCGCCCGGACCGGAACATGGATCCTTTCGTTCTTGATGTCCCCGCAGGCGGTGGACGCCGCGAAGCCATGCCCCACGAAGGCGAGGAGTTCCTCATCGTGCTGAAAGGCGGTGTCTCTTTCGAATACAACGGCGAGAGCCATGTCTTGAAAGAAGGTGATGCCGCCTACTTTGACGCCGAGGTGGATCACCGCGTTTTCAACCCCGGCTCGAAGGACGCGAAAATCCTGTGTGTCTTCCTCGGCCGACCCATGTGA
- a CDS encoding LamG domain-containing protein: MNSMRLYPIVFGAIAALSPARADLASNLIAYYDFEASGTAGITNQVGGGATHNGSYGNGTTYGVTPAEGTGAGFAGSATFAGAEVASTTDRSDLLVGNALNLAKNDASGTAGSGWFNIPTLDSATLGANFTISAWFFLAPDADNTGTAADVLRDYVFEGATNFDVSFGTGTADGDAYNSWIGENATSSYTGVSNGQWHHVAHVFSQNGSNTELNVFIDGVKAGSTLSSPSTNMNLASLNIGAARGGIRVFDGMIDEVGIWTRALKTNEVIELYQRGQSSLALDDNLAAAGKAFVSVESSDPAGGQAFGTGLYNLNEQITVEAVPGLGYIFTGWAAPFNSQPEGFTHTVAASVTITANLVQDSADDDQDGLTNYQELVVYLTVPDDPDTDGDQIKDGEEVQQTFTDPLASQAAAVDYILTNLSGPQPGDTVLARNQADNTLTLKLKPATSATLLGGSWSGLTPASPGASAAASAGEFRLLLSGTSAPKRFFRFDAVSP; encoded by the coding sequence ATGAACTCCATGCGACTTTATCCGATCGTCTTCGGAGCTATCGCCGCTCTTTCCCCTGCCCGGGCCGATCTTGCGAGCAACCTCATCGCCTACTACGACTTTGAAGCGAGCGGCACGGCGGGCATCACGAACCAAGTGGGCGGCGGAGCCACCCACAACGGCAGCTACGGCAACGGCACTACCTATGGTGTAACTCCGGCGGAGGGGACCGGGGCCGGTTTTGCGGGTAGTGCCACCTTCGCCGGTGCCGAAGTTGCCAGCACGACTGATCGCTCCGATCTGCTGGTGGGCAATGCTCTCAACCTCGCCAAGAACGATGCGTCCGGTACTGCGGGTAGCGGGTGGTTCAATATTCCTACCTTGGACTCTGCCACACTAGGAGCGAACTTCACGATCTCAGCCTGGTTCTTTCTCGCTCCGGATGCCGACAATACCGGGACGGCGGCGGATGTCCTGCGCGACTACGTCTTCGAAGGCGCTACCAACTTCGACGTGTCCTTCGGGACCGGGACGGCGGATGGCGATGCTTACAATTCGTGGATCGGCGAGAATGCCACCAGTTCATACACCGGCGTGAGCAACGGACAGTGGCATCACGTGGCCCATGTTTTCTCGCAGAACGGATCGAACACCGAACTGAACGTATTCATCGATGGGGTGAAGGCAGGGAGCACACTCTCCAGCCCGAGCACGAACATGAATCTAGCATCGCTCAACATCGGAGCAGCTCGCGGTGGTATCCGCGTTTTCGATGGCATGATCGACGAGGTGGGTATTTGGACCCGGGCGCTCAAGACCAACGAGGTGATCGAGCTCTACCAGCGCGGTCAGAGTTCCCTAGCGCTGGATGACAATCTGGCGGCAGCAGGGAAGGCCTTCGTGAGCGTGGAATCTTCCGATCCCGCCGGGGGACAAGCATTCGGGACCGGGCTCTACAATTTGAACGAGCAGATCACCGTCGAGGCGGTACCGGGGCTTGGGTATATCTTTACGGGCTGGGCGGCACCTTTCAACAGCCAGCCGGAAGGATTCACGCATACCGTCGCTGCCTCGGTCACCATCACCGCCAATCTGGTGCAGGATAGTGCCGATGACGACCAGGACGGACTTACCAATTACCAGGAGCTGGTGGTCTATCTGACCGTTCCCGACGATCCGGATACCGATGGCGACCAGATCAAAGACGGCGAGGAGGTGCAGCAGACCTTCACCGATCCTTTGGCAAGTCAGGCGGCTGCGGTGGACTACATCCTGACAAATCTCTCGGGCCCTCAGCCCGGCGATACGGTGCTCGCCCGAAACCAAGCCGACAACACGCTCACTCTCAAACTGAAGCCTGCCACTTCAGCCACGCTGCTCGGTGGTAGCTGGAGCGGGCTGACACCGGCGAGTCCCGGTGCCTCTGCGGCTGCCAGCGCCGGTGAGTTCCGGCTTTTATTGTCCGGGACTTCGGCGCCGAAACGCTTTTTCCGCTTCGACGCAGTTTCTCCGTGA
- a CDS encoding LamG domain-containing protein, translated as MNQLFCIGAFAALVSSSQAALTTGLIAYYNFDQTGTAGIANQVGGGATHNGSYGSGTTFGVTPAAGTGAGFSGSSSYAGAEPANSTDRSDLLVGNALNVAKNDASSTAGSGWFNVSSLNSTALGGNFSISAWFMLAPDADNTGTSSDILRDYVFEGGNNFDASFGTNAAAGSTFVSWVGEGASTSTSSLTTGQWHNVVHTFTQNGSNTELRVFIDGSQVGTTITAPTANMNLSSLNFGAARNGIRVFDGMLDEIAVWDRALTADEINGPDPDSVYQRGLSGLPVPEPSSALIGGIGLLALLRRRRN; from the coding sequence ATGAACCAGCTCTTTTGTATCGGTGCCTTCGCGGCGCTTGTCAGCAGCAGCCAAGCTGCGCTCACCACCGGTTTGATCGCCTACTACAACTTCGATCAGACCGGCACGGCAGGTATTGCAAACCAAGTGGGTGGCGGAGCCACCCACAACGGCAGCTACGGCAGCGGGACGACCTTCGGGGTCACTCCAGCTGCTGGAACCGGTGCCGGATTCTCCGGTAGCTCGTCTTACGCAGGCGCGGAACCAGCCAATTCCACCGACCGCTCCGACCTGCTGGTCGGTAATGCGCTGAATGTGGCAAAGAATGATGCGAGCTCCACTGCCGGAAGCGGCTGGTTCAATGTCTCCAGCTTGAACAGCACGGCTCTCGGTGGGAACTTCTCGATATCCGCCTGGTTCATGCTGGCTCCGGATGCCGACAACACCGGCACGAGCAGCGACATCCTGCGGGACTACGTCTTCGAGGGCGGCAATAACTTCGATGCTTCTTTCGGCACGAATGCCGCTGCCGGAAGCACCTTCGTTTCTTGGGTTGGCGAAGGTGCTTCCACCTCGACCTCCAGCCTCACCACCGGGCAGTGGCACAATGTGGTCCATACTTTCACGCAGAACGGTTCCAATACCGAGCTGAGGGTCTTCATCGACGGAAGCCAAGTCGGCACGACGATAACCGCGCCGACTGCCAACATGAACCTCAGCTCGCTGAACTTCGGTGCCGCGCGCAATGGAATCCGGGTCTTCGATGGCATGCTCGACGAAATCGCGGTCTGGGACCGTGCGCTTACAGCGGACGAAATCAATGGACCGGACCCGGACAGTGTCTATCAGCGCGGACTTTCAGGTCTACCCGTTCCCGAACCTTCCAGCGCCTTGATCGGTGGCATCGGATTGCTAGCCCTCCTACGCCGCAGAAGGAACTGA
- a CDS encoding LamG-like jellyroll fold domain-containing protein, with the protein MLAPAAITDSLVAYWDFEGGTANHASASGGTAYNGVLQGNAAIAGGAVKVGTGSLVLDGAGDYLDVTSIVDPNQPWSVSAWYRADLAPTGRFMVFETSGSFPISFGLREASNTANTNHQAFADVVPGTDTSADFQLADTATANTWHQVVLASIPATAEAAGSITIYIDGVLRNTMVIPAGNTLGSANGFHIGTYRTANDRWFDGAIDEVAIWNRTLSGAEALETFQRGEQGETLTSVKYHIALSASPTTGGTVSGSGLYSAGVSVPIVASAGPGYVFTGWSDGFTGQPASFTYVASASVTASATFSEDTADSDGDGLTNYEEAVVYQTEPNNADSDGDEIPDGDEVTITGTSPTSSDALLVSFVRSNLSPNQAGVIALSSPRVERNPANGEIGLFLSLSGTAGQGPLQPINLSSPSASITPSGDGWNLSFPAPSNTVNSYILRTTNR; encoded by the coding sequence ATGTTAGCGCCAGCGGCGATTACCGACAGTTTGGTCGCTTACTGGGACTTTGAAGGCGGAACTGCAAATCATGCGTCGGCCAGCGGCGGAACCGCCTACAACGGGGTGCTTCAAGGGAACGCTGCGATTGCCGGAGGGGCCGTGAAGGTGGGGACCGGCTCGTTGGTTCTCGACGGTGCGGGCGACTACCTGGATGTAACCAGCATCGTCGATCCCAACCAGCCTTGGTCGGTGAGTGCATGGTATCGGGCTGACCTTGCCCCGACCGGTCGCTTCATGGTCTTTGAAACTTCGGGTAGCTTTCCGATCTCGTTCGGCCTGCGCGAGGCAAGTAACACCGCGAACACGAATCATCAGGCCTTCGCCGATGTAGTCCCGGGCACGGATACTTCGGCGGATTTCCAGCTCGCCGACACCGCGACCGCCAACACTTGGCATCAAGTGGTGCTTGCCTCGATTCCCGCCACCGCCGAGGCGGCCGGTTCGATCACCATCTACATCGACGGTGTTTTGCGAAACACCATGGTGATTCCAGCCGGAAATACATTGGGCTCCGCCAACGGCTTTCACATCGGAACCTACCGGACGGCGAATGACCGTTGGTTCGACGGCGCGATCGACGAGGTCGCAATCTGGAACCGGACCTTGAGTGGAGCAGAGGCGCTCGAGACCTTCCAACGTGGCGAGCAGGGAGAGACCTTGACCTCCGTCAAATATCACATCGCCCTCAGTGCAAGTCCAACGACCGGAGGAACAGTGAGCGGGAGCGGGCTCTACAGTGCAGGTGTCAGCGTGCCGATTGTCGCTTCGGCCGGGCCGGGCTACGTTTTCACAGGTTGGAGCGATGGCTTCACCGGGCAGCCAGCTTCCTTCACTTACGTTGCGAGCGCGAGTGTAACTGCGAGCGCCACTTTCAGCGAGGACACGGCTGATTCCGATGGAGACGGTCTGACCAACTATGAGGAGGCTGTCGTCTATCAAACCGAACCCAACAATGCGGATAGCGACGGCGACGAGATTCCCGACGGCGACGAAGTGACGATCACGGGAACAAGTCCCACAAGCAGCGACGCCTTGCTGGTCAGTTTCGTGCGAAGCAATCTCTCGCCGAATCAAGCCGGTGTGATCGCGCTCTCTTCTCCCCGGGTCGAGCGAAATCCCGCGAACGGCGAGATCGGTCTCTTCCTGTCCTTGAGCGGCACGGCGGGTCAGGGGCCGCTTCAACCGATCAATCTGAGCTCGCCATCCGCCTCGATCACTCCTTCCGGGGACGGGTGGAACCTGAGCTTCCCTGCGCCCTCGAACACGGTGAACAGCTACATCCTGCGCACTACGAATCGCTGA